A window of the Triplophysa rosa linkage group LG23, Trosa_1v2, whole genome shotgun sequence genome harbors these coding sequences:
- the rreb1a gene encoding ras-responsive element-binding protein 1 isoform X1 codes for MSRRKQPNPNKVKLMENSTEEMRTKSTTCTPTGEEEEAEQSEDRQSPAPSETQTIHTEGSAAVEEEKEWENGADEEMEASDGVDLSSINSMMSTVMKAAQLNGGVDSAPTTPNKVPVKSPVTNRSGRKIQQEAKDDSGFIVCPLCDKAFQTQHQLTMHIRQHNVDSGTSDHSCSICGKALSSASSLDRHMLVHSGERPYKCKVCGQTFTTNGNMHRHMKIHQKDSASSIPNSPTLSPLKCRRPSAKHKLSRDEDKRLDEPPGKKVLEDSGADEQGLNRGQEGVFSCPICFKTLNSRNDLDAHMETHPDTTLRCDLCCVSFRTHRSLLRHNAATHKQLPTDPNGRPFIQNNPSIPLGFNDLAFIDFSCHKFPHIAQVWCEMNLRRCTGKFHRFVCDTCDKAFPLSSALDLHKASHESPSDTQEITSPDVIKDVTPAPEKSNFMDSLGLQHISQVKPAPSEEEVQQAKLDSIRVIHVEPNQIVPQEPGLVGGVSLSLVDPATLHGLSHHEALKLLSLQPFQTGFLVQPDGGMVVKPVCGESSVELADIQQILKVTSAAPNQNALPPLSKAPCSAMQSGYKQMPPLKPKPLVAPRTSMVASTPPPLMNTQQASLGCISPSLPPPASHPLKNARERSSSSSASASNHASTERIQMEADCMGDAHTPMDMGERHIKQEIGKLEENAGKKGNQKGSYPCRFCNQVFAFASALQAHMRYHLGILPHQCNICDYVAPDKATLIRHLRTHSGERPYVCRLCHYPFTVKANCERHLRKKHMKNNRKEIEKNIKYVTSSTSTTDLLEQAGPNETTCRFCGEDLKTFRDLQIHLRTHNGCQRKPFECKRCGAAFLAKRNCIHHLLKQHLDIKEQDIEEHIITLVAASTQNSPNPSHLNGGSPSTLVQSIKVEDLNYYGADMDQPLDFSNKSCGGSSSTGSASGSPGIKVEPVFYDSSMEPIDLSIPKNPAKKLKQDNDAALPKEVKKEQSTISILAQALQADRPIDEKSQQLGCYQLPVALTSLTGCGGGRPLRLKPLLPKPSATLKELPPLASIAQIISSVSGAPDLLKRENTNSLPLNSVTTGKEESTDTLTKELPLNNSKKRSRKRPANSKPALNTTDPSIDLESSGEFASVERMLANTDANKFSAYLQTNTIELARKGGQHSSGGDEKEIKEEKHSPVQQSAQPQQSKGKKNAYSNSVQKMTCPFCPRVFPWASSLQRHMLTHTGQKPYPCHQCDAFFSTKSNCERHLLRKHGISNRVLRRNGVMPQPKETEEGSADSAESTSETELPASEEMDLTSSDFEKPEASDAEKPSPAKPTEAAIAEMIPHKETEEPPAHEPSKHNDPEKDDSNSHSNKTLNLTFTSKPVDLKFSDSEQSQSSPEVEAEASDKAAPQEESKFTCKSCKKSFRYAATLTRHEKVHQLDVVADSTNVPPKADDPTVPCETKTDGAEEVVEKCSKKDTAEVEGTESGSEEDNDEKSDEEGATTEPKSIEGEEPGSKPDKRKKVCSICNKRFWSLQDLTRHMRSHTGERPYKCPTCERTFTLKHSLVRHQRIHLKPRGADADGSMCGVTGAADEEGFSGRSASESECTPTSTNPPSETESEVTETAKGNKAAQDRGEDCVGIDKVVGNEEESGPSPATEPPKEPPTEDQASDSPDASDVEPAFLNGLLEIHSKPTTEHILAVE; via the exons ttATGGAAAATTCAACAGAAGAGATGAGAACAAAATCGACTACTTGCACTCCTACgggggaggaggaggaggcggAGCAAAGCGAGGACAGACAGAGCCCCGCCCCCTCAGAGACGCAAACAATACATACAG AGGGTTCGGCCGCTGTAGAGGAAGAAAAAGAATGGGAGAACGGAGCAGATGAAGAGATGGAGGCTTCTGACGGGGTGGACTTGTCTTCTATTAACTCCATGATGAGCACTGTGATGAAAGCAGCCCAGCTTAACGGTGGAGTAGACTCCGCCCCCACCACACCTAATAAGGTGCCTGTCAAAAGCCCGGTCACCAACCGCAGCGGAAGAAAGATCCAG cAGGAAGCCAAAGATGACAGTGGGTTTATTGTCTGTCCGCTGTGTGACAAGGCCTTTCAGACCCAACATCAGCTCACCATGCACATCCGACAG CACAACGTTGATAGTGGGACATCAGACCACTCATGCAGTATCTGTGGGAAGGCACTAAGCTCAGCTAGTTCTCTGGACCGTCACATGCTGGTGCACAGTGGAGAAAGACCCTACAAATGCAAAGTGTGCGGCCAGACATTCACCACCAATGGCAACATGCACAG ACACATGAAAATCCACCAGAAGGACTCCGCCAGCTCCATCCCCAACAGCCCGACCCTGTCTCCACTGAAGTGCAGACGCCCCTCTGCCAAACACAAACTAAGTCGAGATGAAGACAAGCGATTGGACGAGCCGCCTGGCAAAAAG GTCCTGGAGGATAGTGGAGCAGATGAACAGGGTTTGAACAGGGGACAGGAGGGAGTGTTTTCCTGCCCTATCTGCTTCAAGACCCTGAACTCAAGAAATGACCTTGATGCCCACATGGAGACTCATCCTGACACTACACTGAG atGTGATTTATGCTGCGTCTCGTTCCGGACGCACCGTAGTTTGCTTCGCCACAACGCAGCTACCCATAAGCAGCTTCCCACAGACCCTAACGGACGACCCTTCATTCAGAACAACCCATCCATCCCTCTTGGCTTTAATGATCTAGCTTTTATTGACTTTTCATGCCACAAGTTTCCTCATATCGCCCAA GTTTGGTGTGAGATGAACCTTCGCAGGTGCACCGGCAAATTCCATCGTTTCGTGTGCGACACCTGTGACAAGGCATTCCCTCTGAGCTCCGCTCTGGACCTGCACAAAGCCTCACATGAGAGTCCTAGTGACACTCAAGAGATAACCTCCCCCGACGTTATAAAAGATGTGACCCCTGCTCCTGAGAAAAGCAACTTCATGGATTCCTTAGGCTTGCAACACATCTCCCAAGTCAAGCCTGCCCCATCGGAAGAGGAAGTCCAGCAGGCCAAGCTAGATAGCATCCGGGTTATCCATGTAGAGCCTAATCAGATTGTACCTCAGGAGCCTGGCCTTGTCGGAGGAGTAAGCCTGTCTCTCGTAGACCCAGCGACTCTTCACGGTCTCTCTCATCATGAGGCTCTAAAACTGCTGTCCCTTCAACCCTTCCAGACTGGTTTTCTGGTGCAGCCAGATGGTGGTATGGTGGTAAAGCCCGTTTGTGGCGAATCCAGTGTGGAGCTTGCTGATATACAGCAAATACTCAAAGTAACTTCTGCTGCTCCTAACCAGAATGCACTCCCACCCTTATCCAAGGCGCCTTGCAGTGCCATGCAGTCGGGTTACAAGCAGATGCCTCCACTTAAACCAAAGCCCTTGGTGGCTCCCAGAACCAGTATGGTAGCATCAACCCCTCCACCCCTCATGAATACCCAACAAGCTTCACTAGGCTGCATCAGCCCCAGCCTTCCGCCCCCTGCCAGCCACCCTCTCAAGAATGCCAGGGAACGTTCCTCATCTTCCTCAGCTTCTGCCAGCAACCATGCTTCCACGGAGAGGATACAAATGGAGGCTGACTGCATGGGTGACGCCCACACCCCAATGGATATGGGGGAAAGGCATATCAAGCAAGAAATTGGCAAGCTGGAGGAAAACGCCGGCAAGAAGGGAAATCAAAAAGGCTCCTACCCTTGCCGATTTTGCAACCAGGTGTTTGCATTCGCCAGCGCGCTGCAGGCACACATGCGCTACCACTTGGGCATCCTACCCCACCAATGTAACATCTGCGACTACGTTGCGCCGGACAAAGCGACGTTGATCCGTCATCTGAGAACGCACAGTGGTGAGCGACCTTATGTCTGCAGGCTATGTCACTACCCATTCACTGTCAAGGCTAACTGCGAGCGCCATCTACGCAagaaacacatgaaaaacaacCGCAAGGAAATCGAGAAAAACATCAAGTATGTGACCTCATCCACATCCACAACTGACTTACTGGAGCAGGCTGGGCCTAATGAAACTACCTGCCGCTTCTGTGGGGAGGACCTGAAGACATTTCGGGACCTTCAGATTCACTTGCGCACACACAATGGCTGCCAGCGGAAGCCGTTCGAGTGCAAGCGTTGCGGAGCAGCCTTCCTTGCCAAGCGTAATTGTATTCACCACCTTCTTAAACAGCACCTAGATATCAAAGAACAGGATATTGAGGAACACATCATCACCCTAGTGGCCGCATCAACCCAAAACAGCCCAAACCCATCTCATCTGAACGGGGGTTCTCCCAGCACTCTGGTGCAGTCAATCAAAGTGGAGGACCTGAACTACTATGGTGCAGATATGGATCAACCTTTAGACTTCTCTAACAAAAGTTGTGGGGGAAGTAGTAGCACCGGAAGTGCTAGTGGATCACCCGGGATTAAAGTTGAACCTGTTTTTTATGACTCTTCGATGGAACCTATTGATCTTTCCATTCCCAAGAATCCAGCGAAAAAGCTAAAACAAGACAATGACGCTGCATTGCCCAAGGAGGTGAAGAAGGAACAGTCAACCATTAGCATCCTAGCGCAGGCTCTTCAGGCTGATAGACCCATTGATGAGAAATCCCAGCAGCTTGGTTGCTACCAGCTCCCTGTGGCCTTGACCTCCCTTACCGGTTGTGGTGGAGGAAGGCCGTTGCGTCTCAAGCCCCTGCTTCCCAAACCCTCTGCCACCTTGAAGGAACTTCCCCCGCTAGCGTCGATTGCTCAAATCATCTCCTCTGTTTCTGGAGCTCCTGATCTTCTTAAACGGGAGAACACTAACAGCCTTCCGCTGAATTCTGTTACAACTGGCAAGGAAGAATCAACAGATACCTTGACAAAGGAGCTTCCCCTAAACAACTCAAAGAAGAGGTCCAGGAAGAGGCCCGCCAACAGTAAACCCGCGTTGAACACCACCGACCCGAGTATTGATCTTGAGTCCAGTGGGGAGTTTGCTAGTGTCGAGAGAATGTTGGCAAACACAGATGCCAACAAGTTCAGCGCCTATCTTCAAACCAACACAATCGAGTTAGCAAGAAAAGGAGGTCAGCACTCGAGCGGCGGTGACGAGAAAGAGATAAAGGAGGAGAAACACTCGCCAGTCCAGCAGAGCGCTCAGCCCCAGCAGTCTAAAGGGAAGAAGAATGCATACTCAAATTCAGTGCAAAAGATGACCTGTCCATTTTGTCCCCGAGTTTTCCCTTGGGCCAGTTCACTCCAGCGTCATATGTTAACACACACAG gTCAGAAGCCATATCCTTGTCACCAGTGTGATGCCTTTTTCTCAACCAAGTCCAATTGTGAACGGCATCTGTTACGTAAACATGGCATTTCCAACCGAGTGCTGAGGCGCAACGGTGTTATGCCACAGCCTAAGGAAACAGAGGAAGGATCAGCAGACAGTGCAG AAAGCACATCCGAGACTGAGCTTCCAGCGAGCGAGGAGATGGATCTCACAAGCTCCGACTTTGAGAAGCCCGAAGCATCTGATGCTGAGAAACCCTCACCAGCTAAACCGACAGAGGCAGCCATAGCAGAGATGATCCCTCACAAAGAGACAGAAGAACCACCAGCCCATGAGCCCTCGAAGCACAATGACCCAGAAAAAGACGACAGCAATTCCCATAGCAATAAGACTCTCAACTTAACCTTCACCTCCAAACCGGTGGACCTAAAGTTCAGCGACAGCGAGCAGTCACAGTCCTCCCCCGAAGTAGAAGCTGAAGCATCCGACAAAGCGGCACCTCAGGAGGAGTCCAAATTCACATGCAAAAGCTGCAAAAAGAGCTTCCGCTACGCCGCCACCCTGACCAGACACGAGAAAGTTCACCAGCTAGACGTAGTGGCAGACTCGACCAACGTACCTCCAAAAGCAGACGATCCAACCGTGCCTTGTGAAACGAAGACGGACGGTGCAGAGGAGGTGGTGGAAAAGTGTTCGAAAAAGGACACGGCTGAGGTGGAAGGAACGGAGAGCGGATCTGAGGAGGACAATGATGAGAAAAGTGATGAAGAGGGAGCCACAACTGAACCAAAGAGCATCGAGGGAGAGGAACCTGGGAGCAAGCCGGACAAGAGGAAGAAGGTGTGCAGTATATGTAACAAGCGTTTCTGGAGCCTTCAAGACCTCACCAGACACATGCGCTCTCACACAG GTGAGAGGCCCTACAAGTGCCCGACATGTGAGCGCACCTTCACCCTCAAGCACAGTCTGGTCCGGCACCAGCGGATCCATCTGAAGCCGCGTGGGGCGGACGCCGACGGGTCGATGTGTGGTGTCACAGGTGCAGCGGATGAAGAAGGTTTCAGCGGGCGCTCGGCCAGTGAAAGCGAATGCACGCCCACCAGCACCAATCCACCCTCTGAAACCGAAAGCGAGGTCACGGAGACTGCGAAGGGCAACAAGGCCGCACAGGACAGAGGGGAGGATTGCGTGGGCATTGACAAGGTTGTGGGAAACGAAGAGGAGTCGGGACCTTCCCCAGCAACAGAACCACCCAAAGAACCTCCGACAGAAGACCAAGCCTCCGATTCACCCGACGCATCTGACGTTGAGCCGGCGTTCCTCAATGGTTTACTGGAGATCCACAGCAAGCCTACTACTGAGCACATTTTGGCCGTGGAGTGA
- the rreb1a gene encoding ras-responsive element-binding protein 1 isoform X2 has protein sequence MSRRKQPNPNKVKLMENSTEEMRTKSTTCTPTGEEEEAEQSEDRQSPAPSETQTIHTEGSAAVEEEKEWENGADEEMEASDGVDLSSINSMMSTVMKAAQLNGGVDSAPTTPNKVPVKSPVTNRSGRKIQEAKDDSGFIVCPLCDKAFQTQHQLTMHIRQHNVDSGTSDHSCSICGKALSSASSLDRHMLVHSGERPYKCKVCGQTFTTNGNMHRHMKIHQKDSASSIPNSPTLSPLKCRRPSAKHKLSRDEDKRLDEPPGKKVLEDSGADEQGLNRGQEGVFSCPICFKTLNSRNDLDAHMETHPDTTLRCDLCCVSFRTHRSLLRHNAATHKQLPTDPNGRPFIQNNPSIPLGFNDLAFIDFSCHKFPHIAQVWCEMNLRRCTGKFHRFVCDTCDKAFPLSSALDLHKASHESPSDTQEITSPDVIKDVTPAPEKSNFMDSLGLQHISQVKPAPSEEEVQQAKLDSIRVIHVEPNQIVPQEPGLVGGVSLSLVDPATLHGLSHHEALKLLSLQPFQTGFLVQPDGGMVVKPVCGESSVELADIQQILKVTSAAPNQNALPPLSKAPCSAMQSGYKQMPPLKPKPLVAPRTSMVASTPPPLMNTQQASLGCISPSLPPPASHPLKNARERSSSSSASASNHASTERIQMEADCMGDAHTPMDMGERHIKQEIGKLEENAGKKGNQKGSYPCRFCNQVFAFASALQAHMRYHLGILPHQCNICDYVAPDKATLIRHLRTHSGERPYVCRLCHYPFTVKANCERHLRKKHMKNNRKEIEKNIKYVTSSTSTTDLLEQAGPNETTCRFCGEDLKTFRDLQIHLRTHNGCQRKPFECKRCGAAFLAKRNCIHHLLKQHLDIKEQDIEEHIITLVAASTQNSPNPSHLNGGSPSTLVQSIKVEDLNYYGADMDQPLDFSNKSCGGSSSTGSASGSPGIKVEPVFYDSSMEPIDLSIPKNPAKKLKQDNDAALPKEVKKEQSTISILAQALQADRPIDEKSQQLGCYQLPVALTSLTGCGGGRPLRLKPLLPKPSATLKELPPLASIAQIISSVSGAPDLLKRENTNSLPLNSVTTGKEESTDTLTKELPLNNSKKRSRKRPANSKPALNTTDPSIDLESSGEFASVERMLANTDANKFSAYLQTNTIELARKGGQHSSGGDEKEIKEEKHSPVQQSAQPQQSKGKKNAYSNSVQKMTCPFCPRVFPWASSLQRHMLTHTGQKPYPCHQCDAFFSTKSNCERHLLRKHGISNRVLRRNGVMPQPKETEEGSADSAESTSETELPASEEMDLTSSDFEKPEASDAEKPSPAKPTEAAIAEMIPHKETEEPPAHEPSKHNDPEKDDSNSHSNKTLNLTFTSKPVDLKFSDSEQSQSSPEVEAEASDKAAPQEESKFTCKSCKKSFRYAATLTRHEKVHQLDVVADSTNVPPKADDPTVPCETKTDGAEEVVEKCSKKDTAEVEGTESGSEEDNDEKSDEEGATTEPKSIEGEEPGSKPDKRKKVCSICNKRFWSLQDLTRHMRSHTGERPYKCPTCERTFTLKHSLVRHQRIHLKPRGADADGSMCGVTGAADEEGFSGRSASESECTPTSTNPPSETESEVTETAKGNKAAQDRGEDCVGIDKVVGNEEESGPSPATEPPKEPPTEDQASDSPDASDVEPAFLNGLLEIHSKPTTEHILAVE, from the exons ttATGGAAAATTCAACAGAAGAGATGAGAACAAAATCGACTACTTGCACTCCTACgggggaggaggaggaggcggAGCAAAGCGAGGACAGACAGAGCCCCGCCCCCTCAGAGACGCAAACAATACATACAG AGGGTTCGGCCGCTGTAGAGGAAGAAAAAGAATGGGAGAACGGAGCAGATGAAGAGATGGAGGCTTCTGACGGGGTGGACTTGTCTTCTATTAACTCCATGATGAGCACTGTGATGAAAGCAGCCCAGCTTAACGGTGGAGTAGACTCCGCCCCCACCACACCTAATAAGGTGCCTGTCAAAAGCCCGGTCACCAACCGCAGCGGAAGAAAGATCCAG GAAGCCAAAGATGACAGTGGGTTTATTGTCTGTCCGCTGTGTGACAAGGCCTTTCAGACCCAACATCAGCTCACCATGCACATCCGACAG CACAACGTTGATAGTGGGACATCAGACCACTCATGCAGTATCTGTGGGAAGGCACTAAGCTCAGCTAGTTCTCTGGACCGTCACATGCTGGTGCACAGTGGAGAAAGACCCTACAAATGCAAAGTGTGCGGCCAGACATTCACCACCAATGGCAACATGCACAG ACACATGAAAATCCACCAGAAGGACTCCGCCAGCTCCATCCCCAACAGCCCGACCCTGTCTCCACTGAAGTGCAGACGCCCCTCTGCCAAACACAAACTAAGTCGAGATGAAGACAAGCGATTGGACGAGCCGCCTGGCAAAAAG GTCCTGGAGGATAGTGGAGCAGATGAACAGGGTTTGAACAGGGGACAGGAGGGAGTGTTTTCCTGCCCTATCTGCTTCAAGACCCTGAACTCAAGAAATGACCTTGATGCCCACATGGAGACTCATCCTGACACTACACTGAG atGTGATTTATGCTGCGTCTCGTTCCGGACGCACCGTAGTTTGCTTCGCCACAACGCAGCTACCCATAAGCAGCTTCCCACAGACCCTAACGGACGACCCTTCATTCAGAACAACCCATCCATCCCTCTTGGCTTTAATGATCTAGCTTTTATTGACTTTTCATGCCACAAGTTTCCTCATATCGCCCAA GTTTGGTGTGAGATGAACCTTCGCAGGTGCACCGGCAAATTCCATCGTTTCGTGTGCGACACCTGTGACAAGGCATTCCCTCTGAGCTCCGCTCTGGACCTGCACAAAGCCTCACATGAGAGTCCTAGTGACACTCAAGAGATAACCTCCCCCGACGTTATAAAAGATGTGACCCCTGCTCCTGAGAAAAGCAACTTCATGGATTCCTTAGGCTTGCAACACATCTCCCAAGTCAAGCCTGCCCCATCGGAAGAGGAAGTCCAGCAGGCCAAGCTAGATAGCATCCGGGTTATCCATGTAGAGCCTAATCAGATTGTACCTCAGGAGCCTGGCCTTGTCGGAGGAGTAAGCCTGTCTCTCGTAGACCCAGCGACTCTTCACGGTCTCTCTCATCATGAGGCTCTAAAACTGCTGTCCCTTCAACCCTTCCAGACTGGTTTTCTGGTGCAGCCAGATGGTGGTATGGTGGTAAAGCCCGTTTGTGGCGAATCCAGTGTGGAGCTTGCTGATATACAGCAAATACTCAAAGTAACTTCTGCTGCTCCTAACCAGAATGCACTCCCACCCTTATCCAAGGCGCCTTGCAGTGCCATGCAGTCGGGTTACAAGCAGATGCCTCCACTTAAACCAAAGCCCTTGGTGGCTCCCAGAACCAGTATGGTAGCATCAACCCCTCCACCCCTCATGAATACCCAACAAGCTTCACTAGGCTGCATCAGCCCCAGCCTTCCGCCCCCTGCCAGCCACCCTCTCAAGAATGCCAGGGAACGTTCCTCATCTTCCTCAGCTTCTGCCAGCAACCATGCTTCCACGGAGAGGATACAAATGGAGGCTGACTGCATGGGTGACGCCCACACCCCAATGGATATGGGGGAAAGGCATATCAAGCAAGAAATTGGCAAGCTGGAGGAAAACGCCGGCAAGAAGGGAAATCAAAAAGGCTCCTACCCTTGCCGATTTTGCAACCAGGTGTTTGCATTCGCCAGCGCGCTGCAGGCACACATGCGCTACCACTTGGGCATCCTACCCCACCAATGTAACATCTGCGACTACGTTGCGCCGGACAAAGCGACGTTGATCCGTCATCTGAGAACGCACAGTGGTGAGCGACCTTATGTCTGCAGGCTATGTCACTACCCATTCACTGTCAAGGCTAACTGCGAGCGCCATCTACGCAagaaacacatgaaaaacaacCGCAAGGAAATCGAGAAAAACATCAAGTATGTGACCTCATCCACATCCACAACTGACTTACTGGAGCAGGCTGGGCCTAATGAAACTACCTGCCGCTTCTGTGGGGAGGACCTGAAGACATTTCGGGACCTTCAGATTCACTTGCGCACACACAATGGCTGCCAGCGGAAGCCGTTCGAGTGCAAGCGTTGCGGAGCAGCCTTCCTTGCCAAGCGTAATTGTATTCACCACCTTCTTAAACAGCACCTAGATATCAAAGAACAGGATATTGAGGAACACATCATCACCCTAGTGGCCGCATCAACCCAAAACAGCCCAAACCCATCTCATCTGAACGGGGGTTCTCCCAGCACTCTGGTGCAGTCAATCAAAGTGGAGGACCTGAACTACTATGGTGCAGATATGGATCAACCTTTAGACTTCTCTAACAAAAGTTGTGGGGGAAGTAGTAGCACCGGAAGTGCTAGTGGATCACCCGGGATTAAAGTTGAACCTGTTTTTTATGACTCTTCGATGGAACCTATTGATCTTTCCATTCCCAAGAATCCAGCGAAAAAGCTAAAACAAGACAATGACGCTGCATTGCCCAAGGAGGTGAAGAAGGAACAGTCAACCATTAGCATCCTAGCGCAGGCTCTTCAGGCTGATAGACCCATTGATGAGAAATCCCAGCAGCTTGGTTGCTACCAGCTCCCTGTGGCCTTGACCTCCCTTACCGGTTGTGGTGGAGGAAGGCCGTTGCGTCTCAAGCCCCTGCTTCCCAAACCCTCTGCCACCTTGAAGGAACTTCCCCCGCTAGCGTCGATTGCTCAAATCATCTCCTCTGTTTCTGGAGCTCCTGATCTTCTTAAACGGGAGAACACTAACAGCCTTCCGCTGAATTCTGTTACAACTGGCAAGGAAGAATCAACAGATACCTTGACAAAGGAGCTTCCCCTAAACAACTCAAAGAAGAGGTCCAGGAAGAGGCCCGCCAACAGTAAACCCGCGTTGAACACCACCGACCCGAGTATTGATCTTGAGTCCAGTGGGGAGTTTGCTAGTGTCGAGAGAATGTTGGCAAACACAGATGCCAACAAGTTCAGCGCCTATCTTCAAACCAACACAATCGAGTTAGCAAGAAAAGGAGGTCAGCACTCGAGCGGCGGTGACGAGAAAGAGATAAAGGAGGAGAAACACTCGCCAGTCCAGCAGAGCGCTCAGCCCCAGCAGTCTAAAGGGAAGAAGAATGCATACTCAAATTCAGTGCAAAAGATGACCTGTCCATTTTGTCCCCGAGTTTTCCCTTGGGCCAGTTCACTCCAGCGTCATATGTTAACACACACAG gTCAGAAGCCATATCCTTGTCACCAGTGTGATGCCTTTTTCTCAACCAAGTCCAATTGTGAACGGCATCTGTTACGTAAACATGGCATTTCCAACCGAGTGCTGAGGCGCAACGGTGTTATGCCACAGCCTAAGGAAACAGAGGAAGGATCAGCAGACAGTGCAG AAAGCACATCCGAGACTGAGCTTCCAGCGAGCGAGGAGATGGATCTCACAAGCTCCGACTTTGAGAAGCCCGAAGCATCTGATGCTGAGAAACCCTCACCAGCTAAACCGACAGAGGCAGCCATAGCAGAGATGATCCCTCACAAAGAGACAGAAGAACCACCAGCCCATGAGCCCTCGAAGCACAATGACCCAGAAAAAGACGACAGCAATTCCCATAGCAATAAGACTCTCAACTTAACCTTCACCTCCAAACCGGTGGACCTAAAGTTCAGCGACAGCGAGCAGTCACAGTCCTCCCCCGAAGTAGAAGCTGAAGCATCCGACAAAGCGGCACCTCAGGAGGAGTCCAAATTCACATGCAAAAGCTGCAAAAAGAGCTTCCGCTACGCCGCCACCCTGACCAGACACGAGAAAGTTCACCAGCTAGACGTAGTGGCAGACTCGACCAACGTACCTCCAAAAGCAGACGATCCAACCGTGCCTTGTGAAACGAAGACGGACGGTGCAGAGGAGGTGGTGGAAAAGTGTTCGAAAAAGGACACGGCTGAGGTGGAAGGAACGGAGAGCGGATCTGAGGAGGACAATGATGAGAAAAGTGATGAAGAGGGAGCCACAACTGAACCAAAGAGCATCGAGGGAGAGGAACCTGGGAGCAAGCCGGACAAGAGGAAGAAGGTGTGCAGTATATGTAACAAGCGTTTCTGGAGCCTTCAAGACCTCACCAGACACATGCGCTCTCACACAG GTGAGAGGCCCTACAAGTGCCCGACATGTGAGCGCACCTTCACCCTCAAGCACAGTCTGGTCCGGCACCAGCGGATCCATCTGAAGCCGCGTGGGGCGGACGCCGACGGGTCGATGTGTGGTGTCACAGGTGCAGCGGATGAAGAAGGTTTCAGCGGGCGCTCGGCCAGTGAAAGCGAATGCACGCCCACCAGCACCAATCCACCCTCTGAAACCGAAAGCGAGGTCACGGAGACTGCGAAGGGCAACAAGGCCGCACAGGACAGAGGGGAGGATTGCGTGGGCATTGACAAGGTTGTGGGAAACGAAGAGGAGTCGGGACCTTCCCCAGCAACAGAACCACCCAAAGAACCTCCGACAGAAGACCAAGCCTCCGATTCACCCGACGCATCTGACGTTGAGCCGGCGTTCCTCAATGGTTTACTGGAGATCCACAGCAAGCCTACTACTGAGCACATTTTGGCCGTGGAGTGA